The following are encoded in a window of Arthrobacter antioxidans genomic DNA:
- a CDS encoding AAA family ATPase, whose protein sequence is MSIPVITLGAEASAYVPGLEQLRGPVTVVRRCAELTELVAACQSGLARAVIIAPGAAELTASLVDRLRFTGAVVVALCNHLPGADGPVLDGIEYVEVTVEPAVLAAAVTRAVGRFEADPAGPRGSLAYADPLGLPDAVAVQPAEVAEEPGAGRIVAVWGPPGAPGRTTVALNMAAELAAAGSSVLLVDADTYGASIGASLGLLDESAGLAQACRIADQGRIDGTALGRIAVSVAVKGGRLRVLTGITRPDRWPELRPAALGRVLEAGRSLAEVTVVDCGFCLEADEELSFDTLAPRRNGAALRCLEVADTVIALGAADTIGVPRLVKALAELGDAVPTATPRVVFNKVRAAAVGRAPETQLREAWERFGPSLGISAFLPMDHAAADRALLAGTALLETAPGSPLRLAIAGLADVPAAGQTRRRGPGGRPRNVKFPGIPARLPR, encoded by the coding sequence ATGAGCATCCCGGTCATCACGCTCGGAGCGGAGGCGAGTGCCTACGTGCCCGGGCTGGAGCAGCTGCGCGGGCCCGTGACCGTCGTGCGTCGCTGCGCGGAGCTCACGGAGCTGGTCGCCGCATGCCAGAGCGGCCTCGCACGTGCGGTGATCATCGCTCCCGGTGCCGCCGAGCTGACGGCGTCCCTCGTCGACCGCCTGCGTTTCACCGGTGCCGTCGTCGTCGCGCTCTGCAACCACCTGCCGGGAGCCGACGGCCCCGTCCTCGACGGGATCGAGTACGTCGAGGTGACGGTGGAGCCCGCCGTGCTCGCGGCCGCCGTCACCCGGGCGGTGGGACGGTTCGAGGCAGACCCTGCCGGGCCGCGGGGTTCCCTCGCCTACGCCGATCCGCTCGGCCTGCCCGACGCGGTGGCCGTGCAACCCGCCGAGGTGGCCGAGGAACCGGGCGCCGGGCGGATCGTGGCCGTCTGGGGTCCGCCGGGGGCACCGGGGCGGACCACCGTGGCCCTCAACATGGCCGCGGAACTCGCCGCGGCGGGCAGCTCGGTCCTGCTGGTCGACGCCGACACCTACGGGGCGAGCATCGGTGCGTCGCTCGGGCTGCTCGACGAGTCGGCCGGCCTCGCCCAGGCCTGCCGCATCGCCGACCAGGGCCGCATCGACGGCACGGCGCTCGGCCGGATCGCGGTCAGTGTCGCGGTGAAGGGCGGCCGCCTGCGCGTACTGACTGGCATCACCCGCCCGGACCGATGGCCCGAGCTGCGGCCCGCAGCCCTCGGCAGGGTCCTCGAGGCGGGACGCTCCCTGGCGGAGGTGACCGTCGTCGACTGCGGATTCTGCCTCGAGGCCGACGAGGAACTCAGCTTCGACACCCTCGCGCCGCGCCGCAACGGTGCCGCCCTGCGCTGCCTGGAGGTCGCGGACACGGTCATCGCTCTCGGCGCGGCGGATACCATCGGCGTCCCGCGCCTCGTGAAGGCGCTCGCGGAACTCGGCGACGCGGTCCCGACGGCCACACCGCGTGTGGTGTTCAACAAGGTGCGGGCGGCAGCGGTGGGCCGTGCTCCCGAGACGCAGCTGCGGGAGGCCTGGGAGCGCTTCGGACCGTCCCTCGGGATCTCCGCCTTCCTGCCCATGGACCATGCGGCGGCGGACCGGGCGCTGCTCGCCGGAACGGCCCTGCTCGAGACCGCGCCGGGCTCCCCGCTGAGACTCGCTATCGCCGGCCTCGCCGATGTCCCCGCCGCCGGACAGACGCGGCGGCGCGGGCCCGGAGGGCGGCCGCGCAACGTGAAGTTTCCGGGTATCCCGGCTAGGCTTCCACGGTAA
- a CDS encoding SAF domain-containing protein — MSTDTRAVQLPSEAPRLRKPSWKDPRLLIGLLLVLASTAGVIALLDSQNATTQMYSAREDLAVGSRLTEEDLVAVPVRLGDSSAAYLPVADGIPDGAVATRLVTRGELVPAAAVGTTDGLGRKPVGLTVEDPLPNGAAAGDRVDVWVSLRTDTNSYEEPRLLLEAAEVAELTVGESALGASSSTLVQVLVDDDAMPELLGALSNDARIAVVLNLGAGS, encoded by the coding sequence GTGAGCACCGACACGCGCGCCGTGCAGTTGCCGAGCGAGGCTCCGCGCCTGCGGAAGCCGTCCTGGAAGGATCCGAGGCTCCTGATCGGGCTCCTCCTGGTCCTCGCCTCCACCGCGGGGGTGATCGCGCTCCTGGACAGCCAGAACGCCACCACGCAGATGTACTCGGCCCGGGAGGACCTCGCCGTGGGGTCGAGGCTGACGGAGGAGGACCTGGTGGCTGTTCCGGTCCGCCTGGGGGACTCGTCCGCCGCCTACCTGCCCGTGGCCGACGGCATCCCTGACGGAGCGGTCGCCACGCGGCTCGTCACACGGGGAGAACTCGTCCCGGCCGCCGCGGTCGGCACGACCGACGGGCTCGGTCGCAAGCCGGTGGGGCTCACGGTCGAGGACCCGCTGCCGAACGGGGCCGCGGCAGGGGACCGGGTGGACGTCTGGGTCTCGCTCCGGACCGACACGAATTCCTACGAGGAACCCCGGCTGCTCCTCGAGGCCGCGGAGGTGGCGGAGCTGACCGTGGGGGAGTCCGCCCTCGGGGCGAGTTCCTCCACCCTCGTCCAGGTCCTCGTGGACGACGACGCGATGCCCGAGCTGCTGGGTGCGCTGTCGAACGATGCCCGGATCGCCGTCGTCCTGAATCTGGGCGCCGGTTCATGA
- a CDS encoding helix-turn-helix domain-containing protein, producing the protein MAERRFLTLADVAEVLNISASQTYALVRSGDLPAIQVGGRGQWRVETRVLEEYIARAYEKTASALKNDAASIPPA; encoded by the coding sequence GTGGCCGAGCGGCGCTTCCTCACCCTCGCCGACGTGGCCGAGGTACTCAACATCAGTGCGTCGCAGACCTATGCCCTCGTCCGATCGGGCGACCTTCCGGCCATCCAGGTGGGAGGCCGCGGCCAGTGGCGCGTGGAGACGCGGGTCCTCGAGGAGTACATCGCCAGGGCCTACGAGAAGACGGCGTCAGCGCTGAAGAACGACGCCGCGAGCATCCCACCGGCCTGA
- a CDS encoding LysM peptidoglycan-binding domain-containing protein: MQRSDAIQAGMILGCGVALSGAGAVLLVGRRAADGPALEGVLGMALTAIGLAVVGVWVLLFVLAVLAELLGRGGPSAGAALASRCTPAVMRRLAAALLGVNLLAVPAMAQAASDDGDRPVLTATAADRSPASAAASESPDPALTPVSPAWKPERLQVDGGPLLRAESRTLVEAQEAVVAPGDSLWSIVAARLGPMATASDIAEAWPAWYDTNRAAIGDDPSLLLPGTVLQTPSG, translated from the coding sequence ATGCAGAGGTCAGACGCGATCCAGGCCGGAATGATCCTCGGGTGCGGGGTCGCCCTTTCGGGGGCAGGGGCTGTCCTCCTCGTCGGCCGTCGTGCCGCTGACGGCCCGGCCCTGGAGGGCGTCCTCGGCATGGCGCTGACGGCGATCGGCCTCGCCGTCGTCGGCGTGTGGGTGCTCCTGTTCGTCCTCGCGGTGCTTGCCGAACTCCTCGGGCGAGGCGGCCCGTCCGCCGGGGCGGCTCTCGCCTCCCGGTGCACCCCCGCGGTGATGCGCCGACTCGCCGCCGCGCTCCTCGGGGTCAACCTCCTCGCCGTCCCCGCGATGGCGCAGGCCGCTTCGGACGACGGCGACCGGCCTGTGCTGACGGCGACCGCCGCCGATCGGTCACCTGCCTCCGCTGCGGCGTCGGAGTCCCCGGACCCTGCACTCACGCCCGTATCACCGGCGTGGAAGCCGGAACGCCTGCAGGTGGACGGCGGGCCCCTGCTCCGCGCGGAGAGCCGCACCCTCGTCGAGGCACAGGAGGCCGTCGTCGCGCCGGGTGATTCCCTGTGGTCGATCGTCGCCGCGCGGCTCGGACCGATGGCGACCGCATCGGACATCGCCGAGGCGTGGCCCGCCTGGTACGACACCAACCGCGCCGCCATCGGGGACGATCCGTCGCTGCTGCTCCCCGGCACGGTCCTGCAGACGCCCTCGGGGTAG
- a CDS encoding Rv3235 family protein, translated as MNAVTRLHPATAQLAEASGAPRPLLGTPPRPADAQAAVIPLRSPADTAIGPGPTYGPPPDGDATGGADPDVELRIAGIARSVCQGALEVLDGSRPLQQMARWLDAENYERLQLRTNLVRCIGARPAGRGGEVRESTHRNVVVRSARVCTVSPGVFEAAVVAFDRKRVRAVALRIEQRRGAWRVTALEIG; from the coding sequence ATGAACGCCGTCACCCGGCTCCATCCCGCCACCGCCCAGCTCGCCGAGGCCAGCGGTGCGCCGCGACCCCTGCTGGGGACGCCGCCCCGCCCTGCCGACGCGCAGGCCGCCGTGATCCCGCTCAGGTCACCGGCGGACACGGCCATCGGACCCGGCCCGACCTACGGCCCGCCGCCGGACGGAGACGCGACGGGCGGCGCGGATCCGGACGTCGAGCTCCGGATCGCCGGGATCGCCCGGTCCGTCTGCCAGGGGGCACTCGAAGTACTGGACGGATCACGCCCCCTGCAGCAGATGGCCCGCTGGCTCGACGCGGAGAACTACGAGCGACTCCAGTTACGCACCAACCTGGTGCGCTGCATCGGCGCGCGTCCTGCCGGTCGGGGCGGGGAGGTCCGGGAGAGCACGCACCGGAACGTCGTGGTGCGCTCCGCCCGCGTCTGCACCGTCAGCCCCGGCGTGTTCGAGGCCGCGGTGGTCGCTTTCGACCGGAAACGGGTCCGCGCCGTCGCTCTTCGGATCGAGCAACGGCGCGGCGCGTGGCGGGTCACCGCCCTCGAGATCGGCTGA
- the secA gene encoding preprotein translocase subunit SecA, which yields MPSLLERVLRTGDKKTLKRLRNYADAINVLEDEFRGMSDAELRGETERLKKRLADGATLDDLLPEAFAAVREASSRTLGLRHFDVQLMGGAALHLGNIAEMKTGEGKTLVATAPAYLNALSGKGVHVVTVNDYLAEYQSDLMGRVYRFLGLTSGCILSKQDPATRREQYAADITYGTNNEFGFDYLRDNMAWSATELVQRGHNFAIVDEVDSILIDEARTPLIISGQASGDVNRWYNEFAKVVQKLTVDADYEVDEKKRTVGVLEDGIEKVEDYLGISNLYESANTPLIGFLNNAIKAKELFKRDKDYVVLNGEVMIVDEHTGRILAGRRYNEGMHQAIEAKEGVEIKAENQTLATVTLQNYFRLYDTLSGMTGTAETEAAEFMSTYKLGVVPIPTNREMARKDLSDLIYKNEVAKFDAVVKDIVERHETGQPVLVGTTSVEKSEYLSKQLAKAGVRHEVLNAKNHAREASIIAQAGRKGAVTVATNMAGRGTDIMLGGNAEFNAVAAMEKMGLDPADNPEEYETRWPEALEAAKEAVRAEQEEVREIGGLYVLGTERHESRRIDNQLRGRSGRQGDPGRSRFYLSLTDDLMRLFNSGGAERIMNSATMPDDVALESKMVSKAIESAQGQVEGRNAEQRKNVLKYDDVLNRQREAIYGDRRRILEGDDLKEKVQFFLEDVITAMVDEATVQGHGDDWDYDLLWTNLRTLYPITLTADEVIEEAGGKSKLTRDFLHDEILSDAKLAYQAREESLGEQTVRELERRVVLSVIGRKWQEHLYEMDYLKEGIGLRAMAQRDPLVEYQREGFILFQAMMESIREESIGYLFNLEVEVSTPAQTGLPGVTDGRGVVQAPTIRAAGLEAPAKPATLNFIAPNAQGEAEVHVERNKAQQAAPSNGRKTRKK from the coding sequence GTGCCATCACTTCTTGAACGAGTTCTACGCACCGGCGATAAGAAGACACTGAAGCGACTCCGGAACTACGCTGACGCGATCAATGTCCTGGAGGACGAATTCCGCGGGATGTCCGACGCAGAGCTGCGCGGGGAGACCGAGCGGCTGAAGAAGCGCCTCGCCGACGGCGCCACCCTGGACGATCTCCTGCCCGAGGCCTTCGCCGCCGTCCGCGAGGCGTCGAGCCGCACGCTCGGCCTGCGCCACTTCGACGTCCAGCTGATGGGCGGCGCGGCCCTCCACCTCGGGAACATCGCCGAGATGAAGACCGGCGAGGGCAAGACCCTCGTCGCCACCGCGCCCGCCTACCTCAACGCCCTGAGCGGCAAGGGCGTCCACGTCGTCACGGTCAACGACTACCTGGCCGAGTACCAGTCGGACCTGATGGGGCGCGTCTACCGGTTCCTCGGGCTGACCAGCGGCTGCATCCTCTCCAAGCAGGACCCCGCGACACGCCGCGAGCAGTACGCCGCGGACATCACGTACGGCACGAACAACGAGTTCGGGTTCGACTACCTGCGCGACAACATGGCCTGGAGTGCCACGGAGCTCGTGCAGCGCGGCCACAACTTCGCGATCGTGGACGAGGTCGACTCCATCCTCATCGACGAGGCGCGGACCCCGCTCATCATCAGCGGCCAGGCCTCGGGGGATGTGAACCGCTGGTACAACGAGTTCGCGAAGGTGGTCCAGAAGCTCACCGTCGACGCCGACTACGAGGTGGACGAGAAGAAGCGCACCGTGGGCGTCCTCGAGGACGGGATCGAGAAGGTCGAGGACTACCTCGGCATCTCCAACCTGTACGAGTCGGCCAACACGCCGCTCATCGGATTCCTGAACAACGCCATCAAGGCCAAGGAACTCTTCAAGCGGGACAAGGACTACGTGGTCCTCAACGGCGAGGTCATGATCGTCGACGAGCACACGGGCCGCATCCTCGCGGGCCGGCGCTACAACGAGGGCATGCACCAGGCGATCGAGGCGAAGGAGGGCGTGGAGATCAAGGCGGAGAACCAGACCCTCGCCACCGTCACGCTGCAGAACTACTTCCGCCTCTACGACACACTCTCGGGCATGACCGGCACCGCCGAGACCGAGGCCGCGGAGTTCATGTCGACCTACAAGCTCGGCGTCGTCCCCATCCCCACCAACCGGGAGATGGCGCGCAAGGACCTCTCCGACCTCATCTACAAGAACGAGGTCGCGAAGTTCGACGCCGTCGTCAAGGACATCGTGGAGCGCCACGAGACCGGCCAGCCCGTCCTCGTCGGCACGACGAGCGTCGAGAAGAGCGAGTACCTGTCGAAGCAGCTCGCCAAGGCGGGCGTCCGCCACGAGGTCCTGAACGCGAAGAACCACGCCCGGGAGGCCTCGATCATCGCGCAGGCCGGCCGCAAGGGCGCCGTCACCGTCGCCACCAACATGGCCGGTCGCGGCACCGACATCATGCTCGGCGGCAACGCGGAGTTCAACGCCGTCGCGGCGATGGAGAAGATGGGGCTGGACCCGGCGGACAACCCGGAGGAGTACGAGACCCGGTGGCCGGAGGCCCTCGAGGCCGCGAAGGAGGCCGTCAGGGCCGAGCAGGAGGAAGTCCGCGAGATCGGCGGCCTCTACGTGCTCGGGACGGAGCGCCACGAGTCGCGGCGCATCGACAACCAGCTGCGCGGCCGTTCCGGTCGCCAGGGCGATCCCGGACGGTCCCGCTTCTACCTCTCCCTCACCGACGACCTCATGCGCCTGTTCAACTCCGGCGGCGCCGAGCGGATCATGAACAGCGCGACCATGCCCGACGACGTCGCCCTGGAATCGAAGATGGTGTCGAAGGCCATCGAGAGTGCCCAGGGCCAGGTCGAGGGACGCAACGCCGAGCAGCGCAAGAACGTCCTGAAGTACGACGACGTGCTGAACCGCCAGCGCGAGGCGATCTACGGCGACCGCCGCAGGATCCTCGAGGGCGACGACCTCAAGGAGAAGGTGCAGTTCTTCCTCGAGGACGTCATCACCGCGATGGTCGACGAGGCGACGGTGCAGGGCCACGGCGACGACTGGGACTACGACCTGCTGTGGACGAACCTCAGGACGCTGTACCCGATCACCCTGACGGCCGACGAGGTCATCGAGGAAGCGGGCGGGAAGTCCAAGCTCACCCGCGACTTCCTGCACGACGAGATCCTGTCCGACGCGAAGCTGGCCTACCAGGCGCGTGAGGAGTCGCTCGGGGAGCAGACGGTGCGCGAACTGGAGCGTCGCGTGGTGCTCTCGGTCATCGGACGGAAGTGGCAGGAGCACCTCTACGAGATGGACTACCTCAAGGAGGGCATCGGCCTCCGCGCGATGGCGCAGAGGGATCCGCTGGTCGAGTACCAGCGCGAGGGTTTCATCCTCTTCCAGGCGATGATGGAGTCGATCCGCGAGGAGAGCATCGGCTACCTGTTCAACCTGGAGGTGGAGGTCTCCACACCGGCCCAGACCGGTCTCCCCGGGGTCACGGACGGCCGCGGAGTGGTCCAGGCGCCGACGATCAGGGCCGCCGGACTCGAGGCACCCGCCAAGCCCGCCACGCTCAACTTCATCGCCCCCAACGCCCAGGGCGAGGCCGAGGTGCACGTGGAGCGGAACAAGGCACAGCAGGCAGCCCCCTCGAACGGCCGGAAGACCAGGAAGAAGTAG
- a CDS encoding DNA glycosylase AlkZ-like family protein translates to MATQDVDGRGQCACRLRESLESAVLDLLGRGTPLSGSSIQRLLGGDAVRPAEGWGWRWTALKRVLEDLFARGEIGSAGRTDQFERLYAPVAHVLPDAALAVAAPDRTESLSVLAERAAGALGVASARSVADYFRTPVRETRSVLDALAGAGVLETVTVDAGVEPWYLHPAAARPRQAQGRALLSPFDSLVFERDRLHRLFDFHYRIGIYTPAERRTHGYYVLPFLLRDSFVARVDLKADRASGRLLVRSGHAQPGAPADTAAQLADELRLLAQWLGLDDVVVEDRGDLASALSAQVGTLL, encoded by the coding sequence GTGGCAACGCAGGACGTGGATGGGCGCGGGCAGTGTGCCTGCCGCCTGCGCGAGTCCCTGGAATCCGCGGTCCTCGATCTCCTCGGCAGGGGGACACCGCTCAGCGGGTCGAGCATCCAGCGGCTGCTCGGCGGGGACGCCGTGCGCCCCGCGGAGGGGTGGGGGTGGCGGTGGACCGCCCTGAAGCGCGTCCTCGAGGATCTCTTCGCCCGCGGCGAGATCGGTTCCGCCGGGCGGACGGACCAGTTCGAGCGCCTGTACGCCCCCGTCGCGCACGTGCTGCCCGACGCCGCCCTCGCCGTCGCCGCCCCGGACCGGACGGAGTCCCTGTCGGTGCTGGCCGAGCGGGCGGCGGGAGCGCTCGGCGTCGCATCCGCCCGGTCCGTCGCCGACTACTTCCGCACGCCCGTCCGGGAGACACGGTCCGTCCTGGACGCCCTGGCGGGCGCCGGGGTGCTCGAGACCGTGACCGTCGACGCCGGCGTGGAGCCGTGGTACCTGCATCCCGCGGCGGCCCGCCCACGCCAGGCCCAGGGGAGGGCGCTGCTCAGTCCCTTCGATTCGCTGGTCTTCGAGCGGGACCGGCTCCACCGGCTCTTCGACTTCCACTACCGCATCGGGATCTACACGCCGGCCGAACGGCGCACCCACGGGTACTACGTGCTGCCCTTCCTGCTGCGCGACTCGTTCGTCGCGCGGGTGGATCTCAAGGCGGACCGGGCGTCCGGTCGGCTGCTGGTGCGCTCCGGTCATGCGCAGCCCGGCGCCCCCGCCGACACGGCGGCCCAGCTCGCCGACGAGCTGCGCCTGCTGGCACAGTGGCTGGGGCTCGACGACGTCGTCGTCGAGGACCGTGGCGACCTGGCGTCCGCGCTCTCCGCGCAGGTCGGCACGCTACTGTGA
- the hpf gene encoding ribosome hibernation-promoting factor, HPF/YfiA family, with amino-acid sequence MEFVINGRNLAVSDRFREYATEKIDKIEQLGDKVQRVDAKITKEPSARMAETSLTVELTVICRGPVVRAEASAADKFAAFDLAYGKLLERLRRARDRRKVHHGRHTPVAVRIATADLEPADPAQPLYLETSANAPTSQEPAPQPDDVDAYASPDDVPAGDSPVLIRRKVFSGVPMTLDDAVDSMELVGHDFYLFVDSETGAPSVVYRRQAWTYGVITLDSNGAEGTEELLAYRAREAASA; translated from the coding sequence ATGGAATTCGTGATCAATGGTCGGAACCTGGCGGTATCGGACCGTTTCCGTGAGTACGCGACGGAGAAGATCGACAAGATCGAGCAACTCGGCGACAAGGTACAGCGCGTCGATGCGAAAATCACCAAGGAGCCCAGTGCCCGCATGGCGGAGACCTCCCTCACGGTCGAGCTGACGGTGATCTGCAGGGGCCCGGTCGTCCGGGCCGAAGCGTCCGCGGCCGACAAGTTCGCCGCCTTCGATCTCGCCTACGGAAAACTCCTCGAGCGCCTGCGCCGTGCCCGCGACCGTCGCAAGGTCCATCACGGCCGCCACACCCCCGTGGCCGTCCGCATCGCCACGGCCGATCTCGAACCCGCCGATCCGGCGCAGCCGCTCTATCTCGAGACGTCGGCGAACGCCCCGACGTCCCAGGAGCCCGCGCCGCAGCCGGACGACGTCGACGCCTACGCCTCGCCCGACGACGTGCCCGCGGGCGACTCGCCGGTCCTGATCCGCCGCAAGGTCTTCTCCGGGGTCCCGATGACCCTGGACGACGCCGTCGACAGCATGGAACTCGTCGGACATGACTTCTACCTGTTCGTCGACTCCGAGACCGGAGCCCCGTCGGTGGTGTACCGGCGCCAGGCATGGACCTACGGGGTCATCACGCTCGATTCGAACGGCGCCGAAGGAACCGAGGAGCTCCTGGCCTACCGCGCCCGGGAAGCGGCCTCGGCCTAG
- a CDS encoding ComF family protein yields the protein MHATDPSTVLDRIVFAGPWRRIADALTAFAALVLPSSCVLCGRWDTSLCRACSAAFRRATSRPFRAEAGAESLPDVALGPDGRAGRDDDGTHAYGPLPVVAAGRYGRAVSGVLLAYKNHGHVDLAAPVEAALAGALHEAVAQLRRGRADPAAVHQVLLVPVPGRASSRRRRGYDPLMLLLSRLDRRGDLPAGARLAAGARQVAPVSRLAGTLVRTGIGGVVRGGLAALSGPDGGQKALGRRRRRVNVLQSMREPRDARALLADRDCIIVDDVLTTGATIGEVHRVLRNCGARVLGAVVVAATSSPTGGHPAPPAGPSEAEHGATDPAQALPGDIQEVREWRRVNKRGG from the coding sequence CCTTCGCGGCGCTCGTCCTGCCGTCGTCCTGCGTGCTCTGCGGGCGGTGGGACACGTCCCTCTGCCGCGCGTGCAGCGCGGCCTTCCGTCGTGCGACGTCGCGCCCGTTCCGCGCGGAGGCGGGAGCCGAGTCCCTGCCCGACGTCGCCCTGGGCCCGGACGGGAGAGCCGGGCGCGACGACGACGGCACCCACGCCTACGGTCCGCTTCCCGTCGTCGCCGCCGGGCGGTACGGGCGGGCGGTGTCGGGTGTGCTGCTCGCCTACAAGAACCACGGGCACGTCGACCTCGCGGCTCCCGTGGAGGCGGCCCTCGCCGGAGCGCTGCACGAGGCGGTGGCGCAGCTGCGCCGCGGCCGGGCCGACCCGGCGGCAGTCCACCAGGTCCTGCTCGTCCCGGTACCGGGACGGGCCTCGTCCCGTCGGCGGCGCGGCTACGACCCGCTCATGCTCCTGCTGTCCCGCCTGGACCGCAGAGGCGACCTCCCGGCCGGCGCGAGGCTCGCTGCGGGGGCCCGCCAGGTGGCGCCGGTGTCGCGCCTGGCCGGCACCCTGGTCCGGACAGGGATCGGAGGGGTCGTCCGGGGCGGTCTGGCCGCGCTGTCCGGACCGGACGGCGGGCAGAAGGCCCTGGGCCGCCGTCGGCGCCGCGTGAACGTCCTGCAGTCGATGCGTGAGCCCAGGGACGCGCGGGCGCTGCTGGCGGACCGCGACTGCATCATCGTCGACGACGTCCTCACCACCGGCGCGACGATCGGCGAGGTGCACCGCGTCCTGCGGAACTGCGGGGCGCGGGTGCTGGGCGCCGTCGTCGTCGCCGCGACGTCCTCGCCCACCGGCGGCCACCCCGCCCCGCCGGCCGGACCGTCGGAGGCGGAGCATGGTGCCACCGACCCTGCACAGGCCCTGCCCGGCGACATACAGGAAGTTCGGGAGTGGCGAAGGGTGAATAAAAGAGGGGGGTGA